A segment of the Allosaccharopolyspora coralli genome:
CTCTGGAGAACGAGCTCGCCGAGTACACGCCGGCGTTGAGTGCGGAGCTCGGTGCGGTCGATCTCGAGTCGCGGCCGCGCATGGTCGTGCTGAACAAGATGGACGTCCCGGAGGCTGAAGAACTGGCCGAGCTGGTGCGCCCCGACCTCGAAGCGCGTGGCTGGCCGGTGTGGGAAGTCTCCACGCAGAGCCGAAAGGGCTTGCGGGAGTTGAGTTTCGCGCTCGCCCGTACCGTCGAGCAGTACCGCGCCGAGCAGCCGGAGCCGGAGCCTGCACGGGTCCTCGTGCGTCCGAAGGCAGTCGGTGGCGACGCTGACTTCACCGTCGAGCCGGACCCGGAGACCGAGGACGCGTTCGTCGTGCGGGGGGACAAGCCGGAGCGCTGGGTGCGGCAGACCTCGTTCGACAACGACGAGGCCGTCGGATTCCTGGGTGATCGACTCGCGAAGATCGGTGTCGAGGAGGCACTCGCGCGGCACGGCGCGCAGCCCGGCAGTCAGGTCACGATCGGCGGCGTGACCTTCGACTGGGAGCCGTCGACGCCGGCAGGGGTGGCCGCCGTCATGAGTGGGCGCGGCACCGACGCGCGCCTGGAGAGCAACGATCGCGTGCCGGCCTCCGAGCGCAAAGCGGCCAAGCAGGCTCGGTACTACGCGGGCAAGGAGTCCGTCGACGCGGACGAGTTGCGGTGGGCTGAAGAGGAAACCGGCCCCCGCGCGGGCGACCGCGACGACGATGTCTGGGACGACGTGTGGGACGACGACGCGGCGGAGGGCCCCGCCGAGGTAGTCGACGACGCCGACGACCGGGAAGACCGGAGCGGACGATGAACGCGCCCACGAGTTCGTTGACCCGGCACGCGGTGTCCGTGGCCAAGCGGCTCGTGGTGAAGGTCGGGTCGTCGTCGCTGACGACCGCCGGCGGCGGGTTGGACGCCGAACGACTCGACGCGATCGTG
Coding sequences within it:
- the obgE gene encoding GTPase ObgE, whose translation is MEASVSRFVDRVTIHVAAGNGGNGCASVHREKFKPLGGPDGGNGGRGGDVTLVVDSQVHTLLDFHHRPHLRAKNGRQGQGGHRNGAVGADLVLSVPDGTVVLSQDGEVLADLVGVGTTFVASQGGRGGLGNAALASKARKAPGFALLGEEGDQAELVLELKSVADVGLVGFPSAGKSSLISVLSEAKPKIADYPFTTLAPNLGVVTAGETVFTVADVPGLIPGASGGRGLGLEFLRHIERCAVLVHVVDCATLEPGRDPLSDVDALENELAEYTPALSAELGAVDLESRPRMVVLNKMDVPEAEELAELVRPDLEARGWPVWEVSTQSRKGLRELSFALARTVEQYRAEQPEPEPARVLVRPKAVGGDADFTVEPDPETEDAFVVRGDKPERWVRQTSFDNDEAVGFLGDRLAKIGVEEALARHGAQPGSQVTIGGVTFDWEPSTPAGVAAVMSGRGTDARLESNDRVPASERKAAKQARYYAGKESVDADELRWAEEETGPRAGDRDDDVWDDVWDDDAAEGPAEVVDDADDREDRSGR